One window of Mycoplasma parvum str. Indiana genomic DNA carries:
- a CDS encoding restriction endonuclease subunit S domain-containing protein — protein sequence MTRTGKFVARIFRGKFEVSDCCFLISPKIQDQIYFLLEAINLIIFELHKNCPGVKVLKEFEFKPTSIIIPNKELLEKFNSICEDIQIKIENLNKGIEKLERMKKDLHKMIFNQKITIN from the coding sequence GTGACAAGAACAGGTAAATTTGTAGCTAGAATTTTCAGAGGAAAATTTGAAGTTAGCGATTGTTGTTTTCTTATTTCCCCTAAAATTCAAGATCAAATCTATTTTTTATTGGAAGCTATAAATTTAATAATTTTTGAACTTCATAAAAATTGTCCAGGAGTGAAAGTCTTAAAAGAATTCGAATTTAAACCAACTTCAATTATTATTCCAAATAAAGAATTACTAGAAAAATTCAACAGTATTTGTGAAGATATTCAGATAAAAATAGAAAACTTAAATAAAGGAATTGAAAAGCTTGAAAGAATGAAAAAAGATTTACACAAAATGATTTTTAATCAAAAAATAACAATAAATTAA